Below is a window of Leucoraja erinacea ecotype New England chromosome 11, Leri_hhj_1, whole genome shotgun sequence DNA.
GATCTTTGTCCATTAGTTTACCTGCGCCATTACCCGATTTAAACCTTCATTCCCCTGTCTCACGTTCCCACTTTACATTACACAGCTTTCATCTGTAGTATGACTGTACACTAACCTAAAAATTACTCCCTTTTGCTGAAGTGCCCAATATTTCTAATTTGCACTTGAAATTAACTATTGTCAGCTGTAGTGGCTCCAGGCAGATTCATTTCCTGTAGGTGTGACTTCCATTCTCCCGTACCATGGTCTTGACTCACGGATTGTGCTGATTTCTGTCGTTTTTAACTGCTATTCTGAGATAAAGTCAGAGTTTTGAAGCATTGTTGAGGCAACATTGTTGAACAGTCTTTACTTAACAATAAACTCAGTGGAATACTTGTCACTAATATTGACCAAGACTGGAAGACACACTTGAGAATCAGAGACAAGAAGTCAGCTTGCAGCTTCATAGGACTAaggattttaaattgtccctgatgtgtggaagatagtgttagtgtacggggtgatcgctggtcggcacagacttggtgggacgaagtatctctaaactaaactacactgtatctctaaacttaactaaaccgtAAAaccttatgtgcaggaaggaactgcagatgctggttaaattcaaagatgctggagtaactcagcggggcaggcagcatctctggagagaaggaacgggtgatgtttcgagtcgagacccttcttcatactgaaacgtcacctattccttctctccagagatgctgcctgtccagctgagttactccagcattttgtataaaacattataattgtgTTGACTAACCTTGGTCTCCAGCTTATTTTGTCTGAGTTGCATGTTGCGCCCAACTTTCTCCAAGATTGCAGGTTCCTCTGTCGTATTCCATTTGGTTTTCTTCCACCAGTGATTCGAAGTTATTTCACAGACATCTTTTTTTGTCTTGCTCTTGGAGACATCAGTGACCGTGGGGTCGGCCTTTGCGGGTACAGTCAGCTTTGCAAAGTTGCCCGATAGTTTTGGTGATGGAGGTGCACGAGGTAAAGGAGGTACATTGTTCATCACGAAGACCTCATCATCCATGGGGGACAACGCCATTTTACTTTCACTCGCTCCATCCGAGAGGGCGACACAGCTGAGAGATCGTTCGTACAGTCCCGATCTGCTGTCGCACGACAAGAAAGAGTAGAGGCTGGAACTGTTTGAGGTGTACCTGCTGTGTTCGGAGTTGTCCTCTTGTACGTCAGATGATGCCCTCTTCTGATACAGGCAAGTTGGGCTCGATAAGTCCAGCCCCGAATCTTCTGACCTGCTTCTCCAAAACGACGTGGGTTCTTGTTTAAATTGACTGAAATCACAATCTATATCATCTTGAGACACAGATTTCTTTCTCTCCTTTTTCTGTTTCTTGCCTGAAATGGAAATTGTTCACTAGAGgttagcacaaagtgctggagtaactcagcgggtcaggcagcagctctggagaaaaaatatggagtcgggacccttcctcagacccgaaacatcacctatactttttctccagagatgctgcctgacagaaatatagaaacatagaaaaaaggtgcaggagtaggccattcggcccttcgagcctgcaccgccattcaatatgatcatggctgatcatccaactcagtatcctggacctgccttctctccataccccctgatccctttagccacaagggccacatctacctccctcttaaatatagccaatgaactggcctcaactaccttctgtggcagagaattccagagattcatcactctctgtgtgaaaaatgattttctcatctcggtcctaaaagatttcccctttatccttaaactgtgaccccttgttctggacctccccaacatcaggaacaactttcctgcatctagcctgtccaaccccgt
It encodes the following:
- the LOC129701828 gene encoding uncharacterized protein LOC129701828 — protein: MSSGKKMQIFSQFKWRIGKKQKKERKKSVSQDDIDCDFSQFKQEPTSFWRSRSEDSGLDLSSPTCLYQKRASSDVQEDNSEHSRYTSNSSSLYSFLSCDSRSGLYERSLSCVALSDGASESKMALSPMDDEVFVMNNVPPLPRAPPSPKLSGNFAKLTVPAKADPTVTDVSKSKTKKDVCEITSNHWWKKTKWNTTEEPAILEKVGRNMQLRQNKLETKFRPSASSEEMRMGMLFRLCNLMEKITELERERLQLLKQNHELQDQLSESQRAQVMFLSCCTCVAGPRLNAPQTGTQPTSLARPPVTRRHPTPQTGSGQVAFGSPPEVDVDFEFGCSQQLQDDAVYTPETPAGGSINVLHHMCVSHV